The DNA window TTTCTGCATGTAGATGAAGGTCAGAAACCAACAAGCGGATGAGACCCCGACCCGGCTGCAGCTGGACGTTCACTCTCTGGCAGAGCTGCAGCGCAGGAGAGTCTCCAGCACCAACGATTCACCAAAATACAACTACAGCCTTGGAGCTGACGGGAGATACGGTAAGATGGCCGCCATTTTGCCTTATTGTTGATCATTCCTCTCTGGATCATCCTCTTATATGTCTCCTTCCTGCAGTGTTTGGTCCCTGCCAGGCCACCGTACTGATGCTGTACAAGGACCAGTCCCTGTTGTCAGAGGTGGACCGAGGTCAGCGCTGCGGGGTCATCCTGGACCAGACCTGTTACTACGCTGAGCAGGGGGGGCAGAGCTGTGATCTGGGGTACTTTATACGAGAAGGGGAGCAGGTAACAGGATCCGTCCATATGCTCTGTATTCCTCCTACTCCTCCCTGTGGTCTGACGCCCCTGTACCCTCCCTACAGGACATCTTATTCCCGGTGGAGTCTGTACACGTGGCAGGAGGTTACGTGGTGCATGAAGTCACCGCCGCTGAACCGCTGAGAGTTGGGGATTGCCTTGTGCTGTTTCTGGATGAGGTATTTATAGCTGACAACCTGATCACTTGGACACTTGACTTAGTTTAATCTCTTCCTTGCTTCTGCTGGTTTGCTGTCTCGTGTACCTTGTTGTTGTACAAAGAGGACAGAGCAGTGTCCTGTGGGGGGCGCTAACATACCTACTGACCTGTAATATATTATGTGATGAATAGTCGCTGATGTCATGTTGTTATGGCCTCTCTCTACCCCCAGGGCCAGCGCCTGGCATGTATGGTGAAGCACAGCGCCACCCACCTGCTGAACTTTGCCCTGCGTCAGGTCCTTGGAGAGAAAACAGCTCAGCGCGGGTCACATGTCACAGCAGAACGCCTGCGCTTTGATGTCAGCGTCACGGTGAGGAGACTGAAATACGAGTGTAAATCCCCTATATGGTTACCAGGAATCCCAGGGCTCGGCCTCTTCATGTGATAAATATATACTGGCGTGTAATAGACATATGTCTGTATCTATAGGGTCCTGAAGGTGTAATAATCATATATTTATAGGGTCCTGGACATGTAAACAGACATCTGTAGGGTGCGGTGAGCAGGCGGCAGCTACAGTTGGTGGAACATATATACTAGCATATACTAATAGACATATATTACTATCTATAGGATACTGAAGGTGTAATAGACATATTTCACTATCTATAGGGCTCTGGAGGTGTAATAGACATGTATGTCTCTATCTATAGGGTGCTGTGAGCGGGCGGCAGCTGCAGGAGGTGGAGAAGTTGCTGCAGGATCTGATTGCACAAGACCTGGAGATTGACACGGCGCACATCCCACTATCTGACGCCAAATGTATCCAAGGTCTGAGGACTGTGGATGAGGTAGGAGCTGCATTGTATTGTGGGAGATGTAAAGTGTCAGAAGTGTGAATAAGTAGAGCGTGGGCATGGTGTAAGATGTCCCTGTAATGCCTCCTCACTCTCTGTCATATATGGCCTCGTCTCTCCACACCCCCATACTTTATAGTAGAAACCCTGGAGAATGATCCAGTCTCAGGGCCCAACAAATAATGGTTGTCATATAAGAAAAAAATTTTTCACAAAACCAAGACTCAGAGCAGAACTCTAagagtcagttcacacagagttttttgcaggtggtttTTGATGCGgaactgcctcaaaatccgcctaataaaacgcctcccattcgtttcaatgggagtcacccgcagtttttttcccgctagaaatttttttacaacaagcggaaaaaaagtgacatgccctatcttcaggtgAATTCTGTGGCCGAGTCAGCCGCGGCGTCtgtggctcaagactccctcctgattaggcccattcatcgggcatcccatcgcggctagccgCGCAAAAAAGCtggcagcggaaaatgaagaagaatttcctcttcattttccaccatgtgaactaaccctaaatgCATCAGACTCAAGATGTCAAATCCCAAGGCCAGGCATAACTATTATCTCTATTTCCAATGATAGTCCTTTTAAGCCAAAATCAGTCCCATAAATGACTTGAGACCCTTCAATTATCTTAGACGAGGCGGCTACATAAGTGACAACTTCAGATTTAGCATCAGAATATTACCAGTTGTCACGTCTCCTTCCTTATGACAGTTCTGCCAGGGTTAATAcaatttaatacaagggtcttccTCTTGGCAGGTGTACCCAGATCCAGTACGTGTGGTCTCTGTCGGGGTCCCTGTGGAGAAGTTGATGAATCGGAGCTGTTGGGATGGTCTGCAGACGTCTGTGGAGCTCTGCTGTGGCACGTGAGGAGTCTCTTTATATTACCCCTCCCCTATCCCATAGTACATTATTAGTAAGGGCCTCCCATCACATGTCACGTTCACCCAGGAGCCCCCCATCTTCTCCTCTCTACACAGACATCTGCTCCGCACTGGAGCCATTGAGGACCTGGTGATAGTCTCAGAAAAACCGCTTGTGAAAGGGATCGTCCGACTCATCGCCGTGACCGGAGAAGAAGCCAAAAAGGTTATAGGGCAAATACTCtaatcacctccagagctgcatttaacATTCTCATACTGCAGTCACTTCCAGAACTATTTACTATTctaatactccagtcacctccagagctgaatTTATCATTCTTGTACTTGTCACCTTCAGAGCTGCATTTACcattcttatactccagtcaccttcagagctgcatttaccattcttatactccagtcaccaccAGAGCTGCAGTTACCATTCCTATACTCTAGTCACCTCTAGAATCCTGCAGTCCTAGTGACTCTGGTGTATTAATCGTCTTCCACAGGCACGAGAGACTGGTCAGGTCTTGTGCAGAGAGGTGGAGGCCATCAGTGAGCGCATGAGGACGAGGCCGAACACCCTGAGTGACGCCCAGCAGCTGTCCAAGGAGATTGGAGTCTTATCAGATGTGAGTGCAAGGAGGGAAATGAAGAGTGTAAAGGAGCAGAGTGGGACTGAGAGAAGGGGGTTTGTGGGGAGGGGTCACTATAAAATATTGGTGGTATTTTTGGCTTTTGCGTCATGTGCAGCTCTGCATCCCTGTCTCGATTTTTACTCTGCTTTGTGCTGTTCATGTATTATTCCTCACAGAGGATTTTCCAGACTAAcatattgtaacaaaccctcagctgtgggaAGTTCTAGATCTTTATAGATGTAAACAACAATCTCTCCATCTGCTGAGAGTCTACAGAGACCTTCAAACTAAGAGGAAATGAAATATTTGCCGGAACATGCAGTGTGTTTTTTCTATTTCAGAGTGTGGATAACGCCTCCATGCCTCAATGGCAGAGGAAGGAACTACAGGCAACTCTCAAGTCTTTGCAGAAATCTGCAAACACGGCCTTACGCAAGGTGGAAGAGCGACAGGTGAGAATGATGGCAGCATTATGTTATAGCCTCTATTGTACTTCAGAGCAgcactccctattctgctggttgtTACTGGACACATTCAGGATCGATACAGCTGATGTATAGATAACaatactcaggataagtaatgtaatgtatgtacacagtgactgtaccagcagaatagtgagcacagctctggagtataacacaggatataactcaggatcagtacaggataagtaatgtatgtacacagggactgcaccagcagaatagtgagtgcagctctggagtataatacaggatgtaactcaagatcagtacaggattagtaatgtaatgtatgtatacagtgactgtaccagcagaatagtgagcgcagctctggagtataatacaggatgtaactcaggatcagtacaggataagtaatgtaatgtatgtacacagtgactgcaccagcagaatagtgagcgcagctctggggtataatacaggatgtaactcaggatcagtacaggataagtaatgtaatgtatgtacacagtgactgtaccagcagaatagtgagcacagctctggagtataatacaggataagtaatgtaatgtgtgtacacagtgactgcaccagcagaatagtgagcgcagctctggagtataatacaggatataactcaggatcagtacaggataagtaatgtaatgtatgtacacagtgactgtaagagcagaatagtgagcacagctctggagtataatacagaataagtaatgtaatgtatgtacacagtgactgcaccagcagaatagtgagcgcagctctggggtataatacaggatgtaactcaggatcagtacaggataagtaatgtatgtatacagtgactgtaccagcagaatagtgagtgcagctctggagtataatacaggatgtaactcaggatcagtacaggataagtaatgtatgtacacagtgactgtaccagcagaatagtgagcgcagctctgcagtataatacaggataagtaatgtaatgtatgtacacagtgactgtaccagcagaatagtgagcacagctctggagtataatacaggatgtaactcaggatcagtacaggataagtaatgtaatgtatgtacacagtgactgtaccagcagaatagtgagcacagctctggagtataatacaggatatatctaTAGATTAATTTTGCCACTTCTCTCTTATTTACATCTATTCCCTGTCTCAGGCTATGGAGAAGGTTGAGAGTCTTGTGGAGAACTACTCCCCCCATCAGCCATTCATCGTGGACTCTGTGTGTGTAGAATCTTTACCAGTGAGTTATCTGGGACATTTGATGTTGGGGTTCACCATTTTGTCACAGGAGGATTTGTAACTTACAGTTCAGTAATAATGCTCCCATGAGTAGTCCTGGAGTTGTCCCTGTCACTACTTTTCGGACTATATTGGGGCGACTTTCGCCTCTTGTATGATTTCGTTGCTCCTTGTGCCTTCACCTCTGTGTCTCTGGTAGGTGCTGGTGAAGTTGGTGAATCAGGTGTGTGCCAGACGTCCGGGCTCCGCTGTGATGCTGCTCAGCAAGCAAAGCTCTGGGAAAGTGCTGTGCGCCTGTCATGTCCCGAAGGTGAGTGGTGTCTCATGGAGGTTGTAGTCTCGCCTCATATGCTCAGCTCTCTTTTAACCAGCGTCTATTTAGGAGAAATAGTTCTAGAGCTCCAGAGTCTCAGCACATTCTACAATGACATCTGCACAAATAATGCCAAGTGTCATCTGTTGTGCGGCATTTATACGATGCATCACAGCAGTTCGTTATGTAACAGGAAAGTCCTGCTGCTCCAAGAAACTAGAGACTccagacacattgtaacaaactgtcaAGACAGGAAAGGGATTTCTGCTGCTCAAATAACAgtgtaacaaatcctcagctcTGCGAGCAGGACTAGAACAGGATTTCAGCATCTGTGTGTGAGCTAGAAtgctcccattcactgacagttgTCAGAGGATGATAGTAGTGCCTCTACTTAAATCCTAAAAATCCCACTCTGACAAATCCTCCTGGCAGCTCCCAGacacctccccctccttcctcaccacGGTCCCCATCCTTGGTCCTCCTCCATACATTGAGTTCTGCTGCAGGTATTATTTTTAAAGGAGTAGAAGTGGTGTTGGGTGACACGACCTGGGTGAAATGATAGGCCACGGGTGGGTTGATATGCTTGGTGAGTTCATACAGTGATTTGCTGCAAAGTTATAAAATTGCCCTGCTTCACACTACCTGTCTAAACTgtttgtgtgctgtgtgcagaatcttctTGATATTCTATGACATACCGATTCCCCTGACTTAAATAGCTTGCCTATACTATCTTTATGTGCTGTGTGCACAATGTGCAGTGTATCTTTAGAGATACACTCAGATTTTCCATCTTCCCTAAATGacagtgtgactgtactgtatgtgcTGTGTGCACAATCTCCAGCATATGGTCTGAGgtttgcttctcacttcctggctCAAATTGTCATTGTGTTCACTGTGTGCTAAAAGCCCTATGTATCCTATGAGCTACAGCTTCACACACTGCTCTTTCTGGATTCACATTGTCTATACTGTCTCTgcatactgtgtgcagaatctgCAGTGTATTTTCTGAGTTACAGCTTCACACAGCTCTTTCTGGATTCACACTGTCTCTgcatactgtgtgcagaatctgAAGTGTATTTTCTAAGTTACAGCTTCACATTGCTCTTTCTAACACACAGTGCATATCTGTACTATCCTTGTTCGCAGTGTGCACAATCTCCTGTGTATACTATGAGATGCAGCTTCAAACTGCAATCATTTACCTCCTGCTTTTAAGAGCTGAAAGGGAGAAATCTTTCATCAAGGCCAAAGGGACGAGTTGAAAATACATCCCATACACACAACTGTGCAGTGACAGAACCCCGGTCCCCTATTACTTGCTGCTGTTAGATAGGACTTAGACTCGTGTGATGAAGTTCTGACCTGTTTCCTGCAAGCCATATGCATGATGGAAGATTTAGGCTGCAGGTTTGCACAAGACCATAAGTCAGGGCTCATGTATGGCACATCAAATAATTCAGGTACATTCACAGGCCTCCACATTGTTCTCTAATAGTAGCCTAAGCTGCACTACATGGGCAAGAAATTGCAGGAGTGTGGCCTTGCTGGTGTTGTCCAGAATCAGACTAACCTGACGACTTCTACACAGCGGCACACTTGTCCTCAGGTTGTGTGCGGTATTGCAGCTTCACCCCATTTACTTCAGTGGAGCTGAAATGCAGTATTCTGCACAAACcgtggacaagtgtggcgctatTTCTGGAATAATCTGGCCAAGTCCAATTTTTCTTATGCAGTGGCCCCTTTCTCCGCTGCTTCTGCCATTTTGCCAGTTGATCCAGGGGTCACATACTTTCTTTGTCTTCCACAGGGCTCTGGGTCTGGTCTGTCTGCAGCTGACTGGGCCGTCGCTGTGTGTTCAGCAATGAAGGGCAAAGCAGGCGGCTCCACTATTGTGGCTAATGGAAGCGGAACTAGTGAGACCCTGAATGATGTCCTGCAGAATGCTGTGAATTATGCACAGATGAAGCAGCAGGAAGATTCGTGACAGTGACGTGGAGGCTCAGATACTAGACTGAAACAAAGTGCAGCCCTCAAACCGCAAAGTCAGAAAGCATTATTAGCTCTGTGAGCTTACGCCAAAGCTGCAGTCGTAATTCTGCTGTTACGTTGGGACCTTAcaccagtcacagccagagctgcagtaacaACTGTTATTACATCATATGTTCTACTCATTCACAGCCAAGGCTGCCGACAAAATTCTGCTACTCCTTTAAAATTCATTCTGTGGAAACCACTCCATGCACCCCTGCCGGTTCTTTGTATGTATGGGGCATGCTCTACTGGAGTGAAGGGAAGACGTGTAGACTGATTTATATTCTACAATGCATTACACCTGCCTATttatgaatgcagctttggatgtgatagGAGTAGATGTGATGTCACTCGAGGTCTGTGATG is part of the Leptodactylus fuscus isolate aLepFus1 chromosome 3, aLepFus1.hap2, whole genome shotgun sequence genome and encodes:
- the AARS2 gene encoding LOW QUALITY PROTEIN: alanine--tRNA ligase, mitochondrial (The sequence of the model RefSeq protein was modified relative to this genomic sequence to represent the inferred CDS: inserted 2 bases in 1 codon), encoding MRMNRPEVMXHSPCSSQCVLAIRKMAAPLRLLRGLAARVPLYRRSLSSASSPSSAAIRSTFLSYFEVRHGHRHVPSSSVRPRGDPSLLFVNAGMNQFKPIFLGTADPRSELVQYRRVVNSQKCVRAGGKHNDLEDVGRDVYHHTFFEMLGNWSFGDYFKDEACRMAWELLTVGYMIPPDRLYVTYFQGEPELGLAADEETREIWLSLGVPPSRILPFGLKENFWEMGDTGPCGPCTEIHYDHVGGRNAAALVNRDSPEVVEIWNLVFMQYNREADGRLRPLPRHHVDTGMGLERLVTVLQGKRSNYATDLFTPILRAIERGSQAPPYQGRLGTEDAHHVDMAYRVVADHIRTLAVCIADGVYPGPSGAELILRRILRRAIRFSSEVLHAPPGLLSSLVPTVVEILGEAYPELQREKSQIMRILNDNEEAFLISLQRGRHIIDRTIQQGGTSKVFPVGVAWSLYRNLGFPLDLIGLMLEERGLSLDMAALDQLAVEEAEMKVRNQQADETPTRLQLDVHSLAELQRRRVSSTNDSPKYNYSLGADGRYVFGPCQATVLMLYKDQSLLSEVDRGQRCGVILDQTCYYAEQGGQSCDLGYFIREGEQDILFPVESVHVAGGYVVHEVTAAEPLRVGDCLVLFLDEGQRLACMVKHSATHLLNFALRQVLGEKTAQRGSHVTAERLRFDVSVTGAVSGRQLQEVEKLLQDLIAQDLEIDTAHIPLSDAKCIQGLRTVDEVYPDPVRVVSVGVPVEKLMNRSCWDGLQTSVELCCGTHLLRTGAIEDLVIVSEKPLVKGIVRLIAVTGEEAKKARETGQVLCREVEAISERMRTRPNTLSDAQQLSKEIGVLSDSVDNASMPQWQRKELQATLKSLQKSANTALRKVEERQAMEKVESLVENYSPHQPFIVDSVCVESLPVLVKLVNQVCARRPGSAVMLLSKQSSGKVLCACHVPKGSGSGLSAADWAVAVCSAMKGKAGGSTIVANGSGTSETLNDVLQNAVNYAQMKQQEDS